Proteins encoded together in one Labrus mixtus chromosome 18, fLabMix1.1, whole genome shotgun sequence window:
- the wdr20a gene encoding WD repeat-containing protein 20, with translation MLISKMAAEGGGKEMNEIKTQFTTREGVYKLLTHSEYSRPNRVPFNSQGSNPVKVSFVNVNDQSGNGDRICFNVGRELYFYIYKGVRKAADLSKPIDKRIYKGTQPTCHDFNHLTATAESVSLLVGFSAGQVQLIDPIKKETSKLFNEERLIDKSRVTCVKWVPGSESLFLVSHASGNMYLYNVEHTCGTTAPHYQLLKQGENYSVHTCKSKSTRNPLLKWTVGEGALNEFAFSPDGKFLACVSQDGFLRVFNFDAVELHGTMKSYFGGLLCVCWSPDGKYIVAGGEDDLVTVWSFLDCRVIARGHGHKSWVSVVAFDHYTTSVEESDPMEFSGSDEDFQDQMIHFGRDRANSTQSRLSKRNSTDSRPVSVTYRFGSVGQDTQLCLWDLTEDILFPHLPLSRTRTHTNVMNATSPPAGATIITNTSSNTTNGNNSGANTPGVNSVSTTLPRSNSLPHSAATTTATANNTNKAGSGGGGGISSGIMDSAIATGVSKFATLSLHDRKERHHEKDHKRNHSMGHISSKSSDKLNLLTKTKSDPAKTLGTLLCPRMEDVPLLEPLICKKIAHERLTVLIFLEDCLVTACQEGFICTWARPGKVGLLSSQNQASSPSGTVV, from the exons ATGTTAATTTCAAAGATGGCGgcggagggaggagggaaggagatgAACGAAATTAAAACTCAGTTCACAACTCGGGAAGGCGTCTACAAACTCCTCACTCACTCCGAGTACAGCCGTCCCAACCGGGTGCCTTTCAACTCGCAGGGCTCGAACCCCGTCAAGGTCTCCTTCGTCAACGTCAACGACCAGTCGGGCAACGGCGACAGGATCTGTTTCAATGTGGGCCGTGAGCTGTACTTCTACATCTACAAAGGCGTCAGAAAG GCTGCCGACCTCAGCAAGCCCATAGACAAGCGCATCTACAAGGGAACGCAGCCCACCTGTCACGACTTCAATCACCTCACAGCCACGGCAGAGAGTGTCTCCTTGCTAGTGGGGTTTTCAGCGGGCCAGGTACAGCTCATCGACCCCATCAAGAAGGAGACCAGCAAGCTCTTCAATGAGGAG AGACTAATAGACAAGTCCAGAGTGACGTGTGTGAAATGGGTACCAGGCTCTGAAAGCCTGTTTCTTGTCTCTCATGCAAGTGGGAATATGTACCTGTACAACGTGGAGCACACCTGTGGCACCACAGCACCTCACTACCAACTGCTTAAACAGGGAGAGAACTACTCGGTTCATACTTGTAAGAGTAAATCCACTAGGAACCCTCTCCTGAAATGGACAGTGGGGGAGGGTGCCCTGAACGAGTTTGCCTTCTCTCCAGACGGGAAGTTCCTAGCCTGTGTTAGCCAAGATGGATTCCTACGGGTTTTCAACTTTGACGCGGTCGAGCTTCACGGCACCATGAAGAGCTACTTCGGTGGCTTGTTGTGCGTTTGCTGGAGCCCGGATGGAAAGTACATAGTTGCGGGCGGAGAGGACGATCTAGTGACTGTGTGGTCGTTCTTGGACTGCAGAGTCATCGCCCGAGGTCACGGGCACAAGTCGTGGGTGAGCGTGGTGGCGTTCGACCATTACACCACCAGCGTAGAGGAGAGCGACCCGATGGAGTTCAGCGGCAGCGATGAGGACTTCCAGGATCAGATGATCCACTTTGGGCGAGACCGGGCCAACAGCACGCAGTCTCGACTCTCCAAGCGCAACTCCACCGACAGCCGGCCTGTTAGCGTCACGTACCGCTTTGGCTCAGTGGGTCAGGACACTCAGCTGTGCCTATGGGACCTCACCGAGGACATCCTTTTCCCTCATCTTCCGCTCTCACGGACACGAACACATACTAATGTGATGAATGCTACAAGCCCCCCAGCGGGTGCTACAATAATCACTAACACTTCTAGTAACACTACTAATGGAAACAACAGCGGTGCTAATACTCCTGGCGTAAACTCCGTCTCGACAACGTTGCCACGCTCCAACAGCCTACCCCATTCAGCCGCCACCACCACGGCAACAGCAAACAATACCAACAAGGCCGGcagtggcggcggcggcggcatcAGCAGTGGTATCATGGACAGCGCCATCGCTACGGGCGTCAGTAAGTTTGCTACACTGTCGCTTCACGATCGGAAAGAGCGCCACCACGAGAAGGACCACAAACGCAACCACAGCATGGGGCACATCAGCAGCAAGAGCAGCGACAAGCTCAACCTGCTGACAAAAACCAAATCGGACCCTGCCAAGACTCTTGGCACTCTGCTGTGCCCACGCATGGAGGATGTGCCCCTCCTCGAGCCCCTCATCTGTAAAAAGATAGCACACGAGAGACTGACTGTACTCATATTTTTAGAGGACTGTTTAGTGACTGCTTGTCAGGAGGGATTTATTTGCACATGGGCGAGGCCAGGCAAAGTG gGTTTATTGTCATCCCAAAACCAAGCCAGCTCTCCCAGTGGAACAGTAGTATAG
- the LOC132993581 gene encoding uncharacterized protein LOC132993581 isoform X2: MDQLAFKYMDMCKVESSTDSESEISPRWSDTSTMGCSSSAPESRTFSRTLPLTQKPAVRHGCDSLFLDPYDGSSEDSDESNIDGGVSGRRTRHQGRGGGGGGGGGGGGSRFFGRSRRYIFHHPASVALREVLKSGVRNPVTEQQHLGDVQMKCGSDSSLWVCELDIDRNACSDLGDKTATGSTVPSQAMDIELHCQFDDSGLHSTTSSTPQTPAPGPSADGVMSQIPQSSSERCPGPCNLKSLYKRKLGLAGAEVMEQRKRLCVGNMEDSASEPC, translated from the exons ATGGACCAGCTTGCTTTCAAATACATG gatatGTGTAAAGTGGAGTCCAGCACCGATTCTGAATCTGAGATCAGTCCAAGATGGTCGGACACGAGCACAATG GGATGTTCAAGCAGTGCACCAGAGAGTCGGACTTTTAGTAGGACATTACCATTAACCCAAAAGCCTGCAGTAAGGCATGGCTGTGACTCTTTG TTTTTGGACCCATACGATGGAAGCTCTGAAGATTCTGACGAGTCAAACATCGATGGGGGTGTCTCGGGCAGGCGAACACGGCATCagggaagaggtggaggaggaggaggaggaggaggaggaggagggagtcgTTTTTTCGGCAGGAGCAGGAGATATATCTTTCACCACCCCGCCTCTGTCGCTCTCAGAGAAGTGCTGAAAAGCGGGGTGAGAAACCCTGTGACCGAGCAGCAACATCTCGGGGACGTCCAGATGAAATGCGGGAGTGACTCCAGCCTGTGGGTCTGTGAGCTCGACATCGACAGGAATGCTTGTAGTGATCTCGGGGATAAAACAGCCACAGGTTCAACTGTTCCCTCCCAAGCCATGGACATAGAGTTGCATTGCCAATTCGACGACTCGGGCTTACACTCTACAACGTCCTCCACGCCTCAAACGCCCGCGCCCGGACCCTCAGCGGACGGGGTGATGTCCCAGATCCCGCAGAGTTCCTCAGAGAGGTGCCCCGGCCCCTGTAACCTCAAATCCCTTTACAAGAGAAAGCTGGGACTCGCCGGAGCGGAGGTGATGGAGCAAAGAAAGAGGCTGTGTGTGGGCAACATGGAGGACTCTGCATCTGAACCATGTTAG
- the LOC132993581 gene encoding transcription initiation factor TFIID subunit 1-like isoform X1, protein MEYKGRRQLSHPDQSERQAPNNMDQLAFKYMDMCKVESSTDSESEISPRWSDTSTMGCSSSAPESRTFSRTLPLTQKPAVRHGCDSLFLDPYDGSSEDSDESNIDGGVSGRRTRHQGRGGGGGGGGGGGGSRFFGRSRRYIFHHPASVALREVLKSGVRNPVTEQQHLGDVQMKCGSDSSLWVCELDIDRNACSDLGDKTATGSTVPSQAMDIELHCQFDDSGLHSTTSSTPQTPAPGPSADGVMSQIPQSSSERCPGPCNLKSLYKRKLGLAGAEVMEQRKRLCVGNMEDSASEPC, encoded by the exons ATGGAGTATAAAGGAAGACGACAACTCTCACACCCag ATCAAAGTGAGAGACAAGCACCCAACAACATGGACCAGCTTGCTTTCAAATACATG gatatGTGTAAAGTGGAGTCCAGCACCGATTCTGAATCTGAGATCAGTCCAAGATGGTCGGACACGAGCACAATG GGATGTTCAAGCAGTGCACCAGAGAGTCGGACTTTTAGTAGGACATTACCATTAACCCAAAAGCCTGCAGTAAGGCATGGCTGTGACTCTTTG TTTTTGGACCCATACGATGGAAGCTCTGAAGATTCTGACGAGTCAAACATCGATGGGGGTGTCTCGGGCAGGCGAACACGGCATCagggaagaggtggaggaggaggaggaggaggaggaggaggagggagtcgTTTTTTCGGCAGGAGCAGGAGATATATCTTTCACCACCCCGCCTCTGTCGCTCTCAGAGAAGTGCTGAAAAGCGGGGTGAGAAACCCTGTGACCGAGCAGCAACATCTCGGGGACGTCCAGATGAAATGCGGGAGTGACTCCAGCCTGTGGGTCTGTGAGCTCGACATCGACAGGAATGCTTGTAGTGATCTCGGGGATAAAACAGCCACAGGTTCAACTGTTCCCTCCCAAGCCATGGACATAGAGTTGCATTGCCAATTCGACGACTCGGGCTTACACTCTACAACGTCCTCCACGCCTCAAACGCCCGCGCCCGGACCCTCAGCGGACGGGGTGATGTCCCAGATCCCGCAGAGTTCCTCAGAGAGGTGCCCCGGCCCCTGTAACCTCAAATCCCTTTACAAGAGAAAGCTGGGACTCGCCGGAGCGGAGGTGATGGAGCAAAGAAAGAGGCTGTGTGTGGGCAACATGGAGGACTCTGCATCTGAACCATGTTAG
- the LOC132993800 gene encoding MAPK/MAK/MRK overlapping kinase-like isoform X2 codes for MTGLKGYKIIKKIGEGTFSEVVKTQSLKDGKFYACKTMKQTINSLEQANNLREVQAMKRLSPHTNIIQLHELIFDKETGTVSLICELMEMNIYEFIQGRETPLPDHTVKNYMYQLCKSLEHMHSCGIFHRDVKPENILIKQSGLKLGDFGSCRSVYSKPPHTEYISTRWYRAPECLLTDGYYSLKMDMWSAGCVFFEIMSLNPLFPGTNELDQVAKIHDVLGTPDHGILKKFKQSRAINFNFPPKKGSGISRLVPNCPAPALSLLYQMLAYDPDERITAETALRHTYFREIRLAEKKSGPLHRLSDTIDGVDGSGTHNSLDHIWRPARCGKQLRGRHTRQTPLMSHNMKHVAETLIRRNIPHYPAELPKLNMVVSGPQISFPASTMPVFPVSHRGTLPTIPSKKCQSRLAKPRDESHRAAFKTYCMPPLDRKHGGY; via the exons GCTACAAAATCATCAAAAAGATTGGCGAGGGAACATTTTCCGAGGTGGTGAAAACTCAGAGCCTGAAAGATGGAAAGTTCTACGCATGTAAAACCATGAAGCAGACTATAAACAG TCTGGAGCAGGCCAACAACCTGAGGGAAGTCCAGGCTATGAAGAGACTGAGCCCGCATACAAATATCATCCAGCTCCATGAACTGATTTT TGACAAGGAAACTGGAACAGTGTCTTTGATTTGTGAACTGATGGAGATGAACATCTATGAGTTCATACAAG gaagagaaacaccactGCCTGACCACACAGTAAAGAACTACATGTACCAGCTTTGCAAGTCCCTTGAACATATGCACAG ctgTGGGATCTTTCATCGAGACGTGAAGCCCGAGAACATCCTCATCAAA CAAAGCGGTCTGAAGCTGGGCGACTTCGGCTCATGTCGGAGCGTGTACTCCAAGCCCCCGCACACGGAGTACATCTCCACACGCTGGTACAGAGCCCCCGAGTGCCTCCTCACCGACGGATACTACAGCCTCAAGATGGACATGTGGAGCGCTGGATGTGTCTTCTTTGAGATCATGAG TTTGAATCCTCTCTTCCCTGGGACCAACGAGCTGGACCAGGTCGCCAAGATCCACGATGTGTTGGGGACTCCAGATCACGGCATCCTCAAAAAATTCAAGCA GTCCAGAGCGATAAACTTCAACTTCCCCCCTAAAAAAGGCAGTGGCATCTCCCGGTTAGTCCCTAATTGCCCGGCTccagctctgtctctgctctatCAGATGCTCGCCTACGACCCGGATGAACGCATCACTGCAGAAACCGCCCTGCGACACACATACTTTAGAGAAATCAG GCTGGCAGAGAAGAAATCAGGACCTCTTCACAGACTGTCAGACACTATTGATGGAGTAGATGGTAGTGGGACACACAACTCCTTAGACCACATCTGGCGCCCGGCCAGATGTGGAAAACAACTGAGGGGAAGACACACGAGGCAAACACCTTTAATGAGC CACAACATGAAGCATGTAGCAGAGACCCTCATCAGAAGGAACATCCCCCATTATCCTGCAGAGCTGCCCAAGCTCAACATGGTAGTTTCAGGACCGCAGATCTCCTTCCCTGCCTCCACGATGCCTGTGTTCCCGGTCAGCCACCGGGGCACGCTGCCAACCATCCCGTCAAAAAAGTGCCAGTCGAGGTTGGCCAAG CCCCGGGATGAGTCACACCGCGCAGCTTTCAAGACCTACTGCATGCCACCGCTGGATAGGAAACATGGAGGCTACTGA